The sequence AGGAGAACCTGAACCTGTACGCCGACCTGCAGGGCGTCCCGTATGCGAAGCGGCCGGTGCGCATCGGGGAACTGCTGCACATGACCGGCCTGCAGCCTTTCACCGCCCGTCTTTCAGGCCGTCTTTCGGGCGGCATGAAACAAAAACTCGGCTTGGCCTGCACACTCCTGCGGTCACCGGAGCTTCTGCTTCTCGATGAGGCCACGGTGGGCATCGACCCCGTATCGAGGCGGGAACTCTGGTCCATCATTAATCGTCTGGTCAGAGAGGAAGGGGCGAGTGTGCTACTCAGCACCGCTTATCTCGATGAGGCCGAGCGTTGTGATGCCGTCGCCATGCTTCATGATGGACATATACTCGGGCAGGGTCCGCCCGCTGAGTTCAGTGAGCGCATGAAAGGACACACCTACGCCGTGACGGCCGAAGGCATGAAAAGCCGGTCACTGCAAGAAAAGCTCTTCAACCGTCCGGGCGTGATAGACGCCGTCGTCCAGGGAGAGGGTGTACGGCTTGTCGTGGAAAGCGCTGCCGCTGCCGAAGCCGAGCGCCTCCTGCCCTCGGTTGGAAAACTGGCACTGTATCCGGTCCCACCCCGGTTTGAGGACAGTTTCGTCTCCATGATGAGGGACCGCAGGGATAAGGCCGGCTTGGACAGACCAGCGGAGGCGGAACGGACGGGTACAGACGGTCATGTGGCTGCTGATGAAAGGGTTATCGACGTCAAAGATTTAAAGCGGCGGTTCGGAGACTTTTACGCCGTAAGGGGGGTGACCTTCTCCGTGATGAGAGGGGAGGTTTTCGGGCTGCTTGGCGCCAACGGTGCGGGAAAGTCGACAACTTTCCGGATGTTGTGCGGCCTTCTGCCTGCCAGCGGAGGAAGCATCAGGGTAGCGGGCGTCGACTTGCGGCGGGCCGCAGCGTCTGCGCGGGCCCGGGTCGGCTACATGTCGCAGAAGTTTTCCCTTTACGGCAACCTGAGCGTGCTGGAAAACCTCAAATTCTTCAGCAGTGCGTACAACCTGACGGGCAACCGCCGTGAGCGGAGGATCCACTGGGCCTTGGAGCAGTTCTCGCTTTCAGGCATGGCCGGGGTAACGAGCATTACACTGCCCCTGGGGTTTAAGCAGCGGCTTGCCATGGCCTGCGCGCTCATGCACGAGCCCGAGATACTTTTTCTTGATGAGCCAACCTCGGGCGTGGACCCTTTGGCCAGGCGCGAGTTCTGGCTCCGCATCAACGCACTGGCGGAGCGTGGCGTGACCATATTGGTCACTACGCACTTCATGGAAGAGGCGGAGTACTGCGACCGGCTGGCCATCATGGCGACCGGGGAGATTTTGGCCCTGGGACCGCCCGCCGAAATCAAGGACAGGGTTCGCTCCGAGAAAATTCCATCGCCCACCATCGAGGATGCTTTCATCAGTTTCATAGAGGGATATGAGCGAAAAGGGGTACCATGACCGTGAATAGCCATAAGGACCGGCTTTCCCGGAGAAGCAGGATGATGCGCCTGCGGGGCTTGATGCGCAAGGAGTTCCTTCAGGTCCTTCGCGACCCGAGCAGCATGGCCATAGCCTTTCTCATGCCGGTGGCGCTGCTTTTCCTCTTCGGGTACGGCGTCTCCCTCGACGCCGAGCATGTCCCGATAGCAATCGTGGTGGAACATCCCGATGCCGGCACATCGGGCCTGGTAAGCGCGTTTCGGCAGTCCCG is a genomic window of Nitrospirota bacterium containing:
- a CDS encoding ATP-binding cassette domain-containing protein, which codes for MMGKGDAVVGLDEVTKTFKAAGHEIEALKSVSMRVERGSITGLVGPDGAGKTTLMRLVAGLLVPDSGRVSVLGMDATRQYLSVQASLGYMPQRFGLYEDLSVQENLNLYADLQGVPYAKRPVRIGELLHMTGLQPFTARLSGRLSGGMKQKLGLACTLLRSPELLLLDEATVGIDPVSRRELWSIINRLVREEGASVLLSTAYLDEAERCDAVAMLHDGHILGQGPPAEFSERMKGHTYAVTAEGMKSRSLQEKLFNRPGVIDAVVQGEGVRLVVESAAAAEAERLLPSVGKLALYPVPPRFEDSFVSMMRDRRDKAGLDRPAEAERTGTDGHVAADERVIDVKDLKRRFGDFYAVRGVTFSVMRGEVFGLLGANGAGKSTTFRMLCGLLPASGGSIRVAGVDLRRAAASARARVGYMSQKFSLYGNLSVLENLKFFSSAYNLTGNRRERRIHWALEQFSLSGMAGVTSITLPLGFKQRLAMACALMHEPEILFLDEPTSGVDPLARREFWLRINALAERGVTILVTTHFMEEAEYCDRLAIMATGEILALGPPAEIKDRVRSEKIPSPTIEDAFISFIEGYERKGVP